The Vicia villosa cultivar HV-30 ecotype Madison, WI linkage group LG1, Vvil1.0, whole genome shotgun sequence genome includes a region encoding these proteins:
- the LOC131637179 gene encoding bifunctional dTDP-4-dehydrorhamnose 3,5-epimerase/dTDP-4-dehydrorhamnose reductase: MGFPSNGSDEKSLKFLIYGRTGWIGGLLGKLCTAQGIQFEYGSGRLENRSSLESDLAAVKPTHVFNAAGVTGRPNVDWCETHKVETIRANVVGTLTLADVCRERGLVVINFATGCIFEYDEGHTLGSGVGFKEEDTPNFIGSFYSKTKAMVEDLLRNYDNVCTLRVRMPISSDLSNPRNFITKISRYEKVVDIPNSMTILDELLPISIEMAKRNLTGIWNFTNPGVVSHNEILQMYKEYIDSDFTWKNFTLEEQAKVIVAPRSNNELDAGKLKKEFPELLSIKESLIQNVFKPNQKVKA, encoded by the exons ATGGGATTCCCATCCAACGGTTCGGATGAAAAGTCCCTCAAGTTTCTAATATACGGTCGCACCGGCTGGATTGGCGGACTCTTGGGCAAGCTCTGCACAGCCCAAGGGATCCAATTCGAGTACGGGTCGGGCCGTCTCGAGAACCGATCCTCCCTGGAGTCTGACTTAGCGGCGGTTAAGCCAACACATGTCTTCAACGCTGCCGGTGTTACGGGCCGACCCAACGTGGACTGGTGTGAGACGCATAAGGTGGAGACTATCCGGGCTAATGTGGTGGGGACGCTTACTCTTGCTGATGTGTGCCGTGAAAGGGGACTTGTTGTTATTAATTTTGCTACTGGGTGTATTTTTGAGTATGATGAGGGGCATACTCTTGGATCCGGGGTTGGATTTAAGGAAGAGGATACTCCGAATTTTATTGGGTCGTTTTACTCCAAGACTAAGGCTATG GTAGAGGATTTACTCAGGAACTATGACAATGTATGTACGTTGAGAGTCAGGATGCCTATTTCATCCGATTTATCCAACCCTCGCAATTTCATCACAAAGATATCTCGATATGAGAAGGTTGTCGATATTCCAAACTCAATGACCATATTGGATGAACTTCTTCCAATCTCCATAGAGATGGCAAAGAGAAATCTCACTGGAATTTGGAACTTCACAAACCCCGGAGTTGTTAGCCACAATGAAATCTTACAGATGTACAAAGAATATATCGATTCTGACTTCACCTGGAAGAATTTCACTCTCGAGGAACAAGCCAAGGTGATAGTTGCTCCGAGAAGTAACAATGAGCTAGATGCAGGCAAATTGAAGAAGGAGTTTCCAGAACTGTTGTCTATTAAGGAGTCACTCATTCAGAATGTGTTCAAGCCAAATCAGAAGGTTAAAGCTTGA